The Megalopta genalis isolate 19385.01 unplaced genomic scaffold, iyMegGena1_principal scaffold1000, whole genome shotgun sequence genome contains a region encoding:
- the LOC143263653 gene encoding uncharacterized protein LOC143263653: MAEDLKPLMIERGTVKAALTRFKTFICKFATTTSVGSLKKRLDANVCLLDNFNRVQTRIEILVAGTDAEAAHAIEREEFETAYFDLIDQVEIVIARATPEQSRITTNSPISAQTTDTAINVRLPTLQLPSFDGNYSDWVKFKDTFTSVIHENNSLTDIQRFHYLNTSLKGVAARVIQALGVSGTNYRHAWELLKSRYEDSTSLKRHHVNSLLDLKSIQRESDITLREFLDEATNHRIALMSLGESVETWDTMLVPLLSRKLGQVSMREWEKRIISQSEMPTFGQFSAFIEERSKYLANIAVSVQVAAPRVDQRPRGINNTPRYNYIASHVVNSAGCPACKANHAIYNCEKFKNSDLHTKTKIVQEARLCFNCLSSGHRVRACTRSHCKQCGRKHHSLLHNPEFKRAEEGYADTGESDSREPPVLTANVANTIGHAVLSTAIVYVKDKGGQSHKCRVLLDSGSQANFITTEFCQRLGIKPTAISSTVTGLGRAVNSIEGRATLTIHSRYNKSQHTVQCLSIETITSDMPNFQIHREKIEIPSHIELADPEFHLQRPIDMLIGAGLFWTLLCVGQHKSTPNLLLQKTQLGWVLGGTPTWADKKLPQENKCCLATLNDLQSQLERFWDIEELTPSDTRVIDECEAHFRETIRRDTDGRYIVRIPFKSNANELGTSRAQAERRLYSLERRLARYPEKRQQYTEFMSEYETLGHMSRIVEDTHEQSAYYLPHHAVFKEGSTTTKLRVVFDGSAKSSSDLALNDIQLVGPTVQSDLISILIRFRYNRYVLSADIAKMYRQILVHPADRKYQRLLWRAQPHLPVQEYELNTVTYGTASAPFLATRTLHEIGLTCAHTFPTSSKVIINDFYVDDLLTGAQTEQEIETLKGELTQILSQAGMDLRKWASNCPTVTATDSTERNREIAVDKDPRTLGLLWSPTTDHLMFRVEAPQNQRVTKRTILSEIAQIFDPLGLISPIVIVAKLILQQLWQTQTGWDQSIPQNLHSQWLQYRQDISKVGAMNISRCAISECLDDIELHGFSDASEKAYGACVYLRSRDLSGSWVTRLLCAKSRVAPLKTISLPRLELCGALLLANVVNKVRTALDTVKFKEYLWTDSTITLAWLRSSPNKWKTFVANRVSQIQGLTSSDSWRHVASEDNPADLISRGTKPGTLQSTTIWWDGPTWLRQSSSLWPSALDNPIDVPEEKERKPVMLTISTAESSIFRRFSTYTRLLRSIAYCLRFARIMRNRVKKLEGGASGSLITGPLTTIEINAARTRLELLAQKEAFSTEIRLVQTQQALPNSSALRSLNVFLDNGGLLRVGGRLSNAPIDYDQKHPIILPPKHPLTDLIIKCEHHRLMHAGCQAVLTSLQTRYWLVSAKHNVKRNIRKCVRCFKTNPLSQTYQMGQLPASRVTPARPFFTCGVDYAGPFFTKERTRSKVTVKAYLCIFVCFVTKAVHLELATDLSTDAFINCFRRFIARRGRCHCIISDNGTNFIGARNELNILIKDKQHNEKIANALSQESIEWRLIPPHSPHFGGLWEGAVKSAKYHLTRVIGDQRLTFEELYTLLTQIESCLNSRPLSPLSSDPTDLNPLTPGHFLIGTALTTLPSHDLRDIKVTRLNRYQLIQQMVQHFWQRWQRECIQQLQQRHKWQHSTTSKLAVDSLVIIKEDNLPPLQWSMGRIVQTILKSTEQNSLRAIDRTLLDAQNTLSTDRTLLDTQIILRHTDHSQKYRTEQSSSDRQNTLRRTEHSQYRQNTLRAIDRTYREYRQTEHSQQTDRTVLER; this comes from the exons ATGGCGGAAGATCTCAAACCGTTGATGATCGAGCGCGGAACGGTCAAGGCTGCACTCACGCGGTTTAAgacatttatttgcaaattcgCGACCACGACTTCGGTGGGTTCTCTTAAGAAACGGTTAGATGCAAATGTATGTCTCCTTGACAATTTTAATAGAGTTCAAACGAGAATCGAAATACTCGTAGCTGGAACGGACGCCGAAGCAGCGCACGCGATCGAGCGCGAAGAATTCGAGACGGCGTATTTTGATCTGATAGATCAAGTTGAAATAGTCATTGCCCGTGCCACTCCGGAGCAGAGTAGGATAACCACGAACAGCCCGATATCCGCGCAGACGACAGATACCGCAATAAACGTTAGATTACCGACACTGCAACTGCCTTCCTTTGATGGCAATTACAGTGATTGGGTGAAATTTAAAGACACATTTACATCAGTGATTCACGAGAATAATTCATTAACAGACATACAACGGTTCCATTATTTAAACACCTCACTCAAGGGGGTAGCGGCTCGTGTGATTCAAGCGTTAGGCGTGTCCGGAACAAATTACAGACATGCATGGGAATTACTCAAGTCGCGATATGAAGATTCCACAAGTCTCAAGCGGCACCATGTAAATTCATTACTTGATTTAAAATCCATTCAAAGGGAATCAGACATCACATTGCGGGAATTTCTGGACGAAGCTACAAATCATAGAATAGCGTTAATGTCTTTGGGTGAATCGGTTGAAACTTGGGATACCATGTTAGTTCCATTATTGTCCAGAAAGTTAGGTCAAGTGTCCATGAGAGAATGGGAAAAGAGAATAATATCTCAGTCGGAAATGCCTACATTTGGTCAATTCTCTGCGTTTATAGAAGAACGTTCcaaatatttagcaaatatcgCGGTCAGTGTTCAGGTAGCTGCACCCAGGGTCGACCAGCGACCTCGAGGAATAAACAATACCCCGCGTTACAACTACATAGCTTCGCATGTAGTTAACTCAGCCGGGTGCCCCGCATGTAAGGCCAATCACGCGATATATAACTGTGAGAAATTTAAGAACAGCGATTTACATACAAAAACAAAGATAGTGCAAGAAGCCCGGCTGTGCTTCAATTGTTTGTCATCGGGACATCGGGTACGGGCGTGTACACGGAGTCATTGCAAACAGTGTGGAAGGAAACATCATTCCTTATTACATAATCCCGAATTCAAACGCGCAGAAGAAGGCTACGCGGATACAGGAGAATCAGATTCGCGAGAACCCCCAGTACTCACAGCTAACGTAGCAAATACAATAGGGCATGCCGTATTATCGACAGCAATAGTTTATGTCAAGGACAAGGGTGGTCAGTCACATAAATGCAGGGTATTATTAGATTCGGGATCTCAAGCAAATTTTATAACCACGGAATTTTGCCAACGACTCGGCATCAAACCGACTGCAATAAGTTCAACAGTGACAGGATTAGGAAGGGCAGTAAATTCCATAGAAGGTAGAGCAACATTAACAATTCATTCGCGATATAATAAATCTCAACACACGGTACAATGCCTATCAATAGAAACCATCACGTCAGACATGCCCAATTTTCAGATACAtagagaaaaaatagaaattccaaGTCACATAGAGCTAGCCGATCCAGAATTCCATTTACAACGGCCAATAGATATGCTCATTGgagcaggtctattttggacattGCTATGTGTCGGTCAACACAAATCAACTCCCAACCTGCTCTTGCAAAAGACCCAACTCGGTTGGGTTTTGGGAGGCACTCCTACCTGGGCAGATAAGAAATTACCACAAGAGAATAAGTGTTGTTTAGCCACACTCAATGACCTGCAATCTCAATTAGAGAGGTTTTGGGACATAGAGGAACTAACCCCAAGCGATACTAGAGTAATCGATGAATGCGAGGCACATTTTAGGGAGACCATAAGACGAGACACGGACGGTAGATATATCGTTAGAATACCGTTTAAATCCAACGCAAATGAGTTAGGTACTTCGCGAGCGCAAGCTGAACGGCGGTTATATTCGTTAGAAAGGAGGTTAGCAAGATATCCAGAAAAAAGACAGCAGTATACAGAATTCATGTCAGAATATGAGACGTTAGGGCATATGTCGCGCATTGTAGAAGATACACACGAGCAATCCGCCTACTATCTTCCCCACCACGCTGTATTCAAGGAAGGCAGCACGACAACGAAGCTTCGTGTTGTGTTCGATGGATCAGCAAAATCCTCATCAGACCTTGCATTGAACGACATCCAATTAGTGGGCCCTACAGTtcaaagcgatttaatttccaTCTTAATTCGTTTTCGATATAATCGGTACGTCCTGTCAGCCGATATTGCTAAAATGTACCGACAAATTTTAGTTCACCCAGCAGATAGGAAGTATCAAAGACTTTTGTGGCGAGCACAGCCCCATCTCCCAGTCCAAGAGTACGAGTTAAACACAGTAACGTATGGTACAGCATCCGCTCCTTTCCTAGCGACTCGTACTCTGCACGAAATTGGACTAACCTGTGCTCACACATTTCCGACGAGCAGTAAGGTTATAATCAATGATTTCTACGTAGACGATTTATTAACTGGGGCTCAAACAGAACAGGAAATAGAAACGCTAAAGGGGGAGCTGACGCAAATTCTATCACAAGCAGGTATGGACCTTCGTAAATGGGCAAGCAATTGCCCGACAGTTACAGCGACAGACAGTACAGAGAGAAATCGCGAAATCGCCGTAGATAAAGACCCAAGAACGTTAGGCCTTTTGTGGTCACCGACCACCGACCACTTAATGTTTAGAGTAGAAGCCCCACAGAACCAGCGTGTCACAAAACGTACTATTCTTTCTGAAATAGCTCAAATTTTTGACCCGTTAGGACTAATATCCCCCATTGTAATAGTCGCAAAATTGATCCTACAACAACTATGGCAGACTCAGACAGGTTGGGATCAATCAATACCGCAGAACCTGCATAGTCAATGGCTCCAATACCGCCAAGATATTAGCAAGGTAGGAGCAATGAACATCTCGCGATGTGCAATTTCAGAGTGTTTAGATGATATAGAATTGCACGGGTTTTCAGACGCGTCCGAGAAGGCGTACGGGGCTTGTGTTTACCTGCGCTCTAGGGATCTGTCAGGTAGTTGGGTAACGCGCTTATTGTGTGCAAAGTCCAGAGTCGCACCGCTCAAAACCATTTCATTACCGAGATTAGAATTATGCGGCGCATTATTACTAGCAAATGTAGTAAACAAGGTTAGAACAGCATTAGACACAGTAAAGTTTAAGGAGTACCTGTGGACAGATTCGACGATCACCCTCGCCTGGCTTCGAAGCTCCCCAAACAAATGGAAAACCTTCGTAGCCAATAGAGTATCGCAAATTCAAGGTTTAACGTCAAGTGATAGTTGGAGACATGTAGCCTCTGAAGACAACCCGGCAGATTTAATTTCGCGAGGCACAAAACCAGGTACATTACAGAGCACAACCATTTGGTGGGACGGTCCCACCTGGTTACGTCAGAGCTCAAGTCTATGGCCTAGCGCGTTAGATAACCCTATCGACGTTCCGGAAGAGAAGGAAAGGAAACCGGTTATGTTGACTATATCGACTGCAGAGAGTAGCATTTTCAGGAGATTCTCAACCTATACGCGATTACTCAGAAGCATAGCATACTGTCTCAGATTTGCCAGAATTATGAGAAACCGAGTTAAAAAATTAGAAGGTGGCGCATCAGGTTCGCTAATAACGGGTCCATTGACAACAATAGAAATCAATGCAGCGAGAACACGTTTGGAATTACTTGCGCAAAAGGAGGCATTTTCGACAGAGATCAGATTAGTACAAACGCAACAAGCACTTCCAAATTCCAGTGCGCTACGGTCCCTAAATGTATTTCTGGACAATGGCGGACTACTCAGGGTGGGCGGAAGACTATCCAACGCACCCATAGACTACGATCAAAAACATCCGATCATATTGCCACCAAAGCATCCGCTAACGGATTTAATAATCAAATGCGAACATCACAGGTTAATGCATGCGGGATGTCAGGCTGTTTTAACGTCATTACAAACAAGGTATTGGTTAGTCTCAGCAAAACATAATGTAAAACGAAACATACGGAAATGTGTACGGTGCTTCAAAACGAACCCATTGAGTCAAACCTATCAGATGGGTCAATTACCTGCGTCGAGAGTCACCCCAGCGCGACCATTTTTTACCTGCGGAGTCGATTACGCAGGCCCATTTTTTACAAAGGAGAGAACGAGAAGCAAGGTAACAGTCAAGGCATACCTATGcatttttgtatgtttcgttACGAAGGCCGTACATTTAGAATTAGCTACCGACTTGAGTACCGACGCTTTCATAAACTGTTTCCGGCGTTTTATTGCCCGACGGGGACGATGTCATTGTATCATATCCGATAACGGTACAAACTTCATTGGGGCGCGAAACGAGCTAAATATCTTAATTAAGGACAAACAACACAACGAAAAAATTGCAAACGCACTAAGTCAGGAATCCATCGAATGGCGATTAATTCCTCCGCACTCTCCACACTTTGGTGGATTGTGGGAGGGAGCGGTCAAATCTGCTAAATACCACCTCACACGCGTTATAGGAGATCAGAGGCTCACGTTCGAAGAGCTATATACGTTACTGACGCAAATAGAATCCTGTTTAAATTCACGTCCACTTTCACCATTATCCTCAGATCCCACAGACCTAAACCCTTTGACTCCTGGGCATTTTTTAATTGGTACTGCCCTTACAACACTGCCATCTCATGACCTACGAGATATCAAGGTCACTCGACTTAACAGATACCAGCTAATCCAGCAAATGGTCCAGCATTTCTGGCAAAGGTGGCAGCGGGAATGTATACAACAGTTGCAGCAACGACACAAATGGCAGCATTCCACCACGTCGAAATTAGCCGTGGATTCCTTGGTCATCATCAAGGAGGACAATCTACCCCCGTTACAGTGGAGCATGGGAAGAATCGTTCAG ACCATTCTCAAAAGTACAGAACAGAACAGTCTTCGAGCGATAGACAGAACACTCTTAGACGCACAGAACACTCTCAGTACAGACAGAACACTCTTAGACACACAGATCATTCTTAGACACACAGACCATTCTCAAAAGTACAGAACAGAACAGTCTTCGAGCGATAGACAGAACACTCTTAGACGCACAGAACACTCTCAGTACAGACAGAACACTCTTAGAGCGATAGACAGAACATACAGAgagtacagacagacagaacattctcagcAGACAGACAGAACAGTCTTAGAGCGATAG